GATTGTGCCGTAGCCGCTTCCGCGCATCATCGGGAAAATTTTGTCACCAGGATGAGGCAGCCTTCCTGGGTTTCAAAGGGTCCATGCGACATTCCGGCGGGCGTGAAATAATATGTTCCTTCCGTGCATGCTTTTCCCTCGATCGTGACAGTCCCGCTGAGAATATAGAAAACCTCGTTCAGAGGCTCGTCATGTTGCTCCAGTCGCGCTCCCGGCGGAACATCAAGCAAAATCGTGTAGGTG
This Candidatus Abyssobacteria bacterium SURF_5 DNA region includes the following protein-coding sequences:
- a CDS encoding DUF4437 domain-containing protein codes for the protein MKRVVAHTRELEWVDGPYPGVKMKVFPSDIESGTYTILLDVPPGARLEQHDEPLNEVFYILSGTVTIEGKACTEGTYYFTPAGMSHGPFETQEGCLILVTKFSR